Proteins encoded within one genomic window of Thiothrix litoralis:
- the rplQ gene encoding 50S ribosomal protein L17, translating into MRHRNTGRQLSRDSSARKALLQALTNSLLRHETIKTTLPKAKELRRVAEPLITRAKEDSVHNRRIAFSRLRDKEVVGKLFNDLGPRFKERQGGYLRIIKCGFRAGDNAPMAYVALVDEADAAQAAAE; encoded by the coding sequence ATGCGTCACCGTAATACTGGTCGTCAATTAAGCCGCGATAGCAGCGCCCGTAAAGCCCTGCTGCAAGCTTTGACAAACTCACTGCTTCGTCACGAGACGATCAAAACAACTCTACCAAAGGCGAAAGAATTGCGCCGTGTAGCAGAGCCACTGATCACTCGTGCTAAAGAAGATTCTGTACACAACCGCCGTATCGCTTTCTCACGTTTGCGTGACAAAGAAGTGGTTGGCAAACTGTTCAACGACCTTGGGCCACGTTTTAAAGAACGCCAAGGTGGTTATCTGCGTATCATTAAGTGCGGTTTCCGTGCTGGTGACAATGCGCCGATGGCTTATGTTGCACTGGTTGATGAGGCAGATGCTGCACAAGCTGCAGCAGAGTAA
- a CDS encoding DNA-directed RNA polymerase subunit alpha: MTSKTTELLKPRNVHVQETGLNTYRITLEPLERGFGHTLGNALRRILLSSIPGSAVTEVQITGVVHEYTSIEGVQEDVVEILLNLKNLAIRLNARDEATLTLKKKGKGVVTAADIERDHDVEIINPDHVIAHITKDDTELEMSLTITRGRGYQPASVRRGPDSPELPLGTLVLDASYSPITRVAYNVDSARVEQRTDMDKLVLEIQTNGSVNAEESIGMAAQILQQQLAVFFDLRIEEPVRREESQPEIDPILLRPVDDLELTVRSANCLKAENLFYIGDLVQRTETELLKTPNLGKKSLTEIKDVLAQHGLTLGAKLDNWPPAGLDHRDSKVA, from the coding sequence ATGACCTCGAAAACAACAGAATTACTGAAACCGCGTAATGTTCATGTGCAAGAGACAGGTTTAAACACCTATCGCATCACACTGGAACCTTTAGAGCGTGGTTTTGGGCACACACTGGGTAATGCTCTGCGTCGCATTTTACTGTCCTCTATTCCGGGCAGTGCAGTGACAGAAGTGCAGATCACTGGTGTGGTACATGAATACACCAGTATCGAAGGTGTGCAAGAAGACGTAGTTGAGATTCTCTTGAATCTCAAAAATCTGGCGATTCGTCTCAATGCCCGTGATGAAGCGACCCTGACCCTTAAGAAAAAAGGTAAAGGCGTTGTAACAGCGGCGGACATTGAACGTGATCATGATGTTGAGATCATTAACCCGGATCATGTTATTGCGCACATCACCAAGGACGACACTGAGCTGGAAATGAGCCTGACGATCACTCGTGGTCGTGGCTATCAACCAGCTTCTGTACGCCGTGGCCCTGATTCACCGGAACTGCCATTAGGCACTCTGGTGTTAGATGCCAGTTATAGCCCAATCACGCGCGTTGCTTACAACGTAGACAGCGCCCGTGTTGAGCAGCGTACCGATATGGACAAGCTGGTGCTGGAAATTCAGACTAATGGTTCCGTTAATGCGGAAGAATCTATTGGTATGGCAGCACAGATTCTGCAACAGCAATTGGCTGTGTTCTTTGATCTGCGTATTGAAGAGCCTGTCCGCCGTGAAGAATCTCAACCAGAAATTGACCCGATTCTGTTGCGTCCGGTTGATGATCTGGAACTGACTGTACGTTCAGCCAACTGCTTGAAAGCAGAGAACCTGTTCTACATCGGTGATCTTGTGCAACGTACTGAGACTGAATTGCTGAAGACACCAAATCTGGGCAAGAAGTCCTTAACTGAAATTAAAGATGTGCTGGCACAGCATGGTCTGACACTGGGTGCTAAGTTGGATAACTGGCCACCAGCGGGTCTTGATCACCGTGACAGCAAAGTGGCTTAA
- the bioB gene encoding biotin synthase BioB produces MSELRHDWRIEEINALLATPFSDLMFKAHEVHRENFPSNQVQVSTLLSIKTGACPEDCGYCSQSATNDTSLERERLLPLQEVIDSAKTAQANGATRFCMGAAWRNPTDKNLERVIDMVQAVKGMGLETCVTLGMLTDRQAGRLKDAGLDYYNHNLDTSPEFYGSVISTRTFQDRLDTLEHVRNAGINVCSGGILGMGETRLDRARLLQQLANMKFHPESVPINDLVKIKGTPLAGVDKLDPFEFIRTVAAARIMMPKSYVRLSAGRNDMTDEMQAWCFFAGANSIFYGEKLLTTENPAESHDQQLFTRLGIVAEAGKAGSTHL; encoded by the coding sequence ATGTCTGAATTACGTCATGATTGGCGCATCGAAGAAATCAATGCCTTACTGGCAACGCCGTTCAGTGATTTGATGTTCAAAGCGCACGAGGTTCATCGGGAAAATTTTCCAAGTAATCAAGTGCAAGTTAGTACCCTGTTGAGTATTAAAACAGGCGCTTGCCCAGAAGATTGTGGGTATTGTTCTCAAAGTGCCACCAATGACACATCGCTTGAACGAGAGCGCCTGTTGCCCTTACAGGAAGTCATCGATTCAGCCAAAACTGCGCAAGCAAATGGTGCTACCCGCTTCTGTATGGGGGCTGCATGGCGTAACCCAACTGACAAGAACCTTGAGCGTGTGATTGACATGGTTCAGGCTGTCAAAGGCATGGGGCTGGAAACCTGTGTTACTTTGGGAATGCTTACGGATAGGCAGGCAGGTCGCCTTAAGGATGCAGGGTTAGATTATTACAACCATAATCTTGATACCTCACCTGAGTTCTACGGTAGCGTGATATCCACCCGTACTTTTCAGGATCGTTTGGATACGCTAGAGCACGTGCGTAATGCAGGTATCAACGTTTGTTCGGGTGGCATTCTAGGTATGGGTGAAACGCGTTTAGACCGTGCCCGTTTATTGCAGCAATTGGCGAATATGAAATTCCATCCTGAATCCGTGCCGATCAATGATCTGGTCAAGATTAAGGGAACGCCATTGGCGGGCGTAGACAAGCTTGACCCGTTTGAGTTTATCCGCACCGTAGCCGCAGCGCGGATTATGATGCCTAAATCTTACGTGCGCCTCTCGGCAGGTCGTAATGATATGACCGACGAAATGCAGGCATGGTGTTTCTTTGCAGGCGCCAATTCTATTTTTTATGGCGAAAAACTGCTAACAACTGAAAATCCCGCTGAAAGTCACGACCAGCAACTGTTCACCCGATTGGGAATTGTGGCTGAAGCCGGAAAAGCTGGCAGCACCCACCTGTAA